One genomic window of Salvia miltiorrhiza cultivar Shanhuang (shh) chromosome 4, IMPLAD_Smil_shh, whole genome shotgun sequence includes the following:
- the LOC131023360 gene encoding cytochrome c biogenesis CcmF C-terminal-like mitochondrial protein yields the protein MVVPRGTAAPVLLKWFVSRDVPTGAPFSNGTIIPIPIPSFPLLVYLHSRKFIRSTDRAKSRVLVTASRPILLPDIIGRSSSETRARNALFRFVPVLHFLLLESKGDNSYLESFCGVLGLLFFRTFFFLPRDRSAKRERARRRKGQTLRPNGNKQGRNEKMRCPGHPQRRVEAFRPVAFPVPPSSCGVNNKQDYKKSKNSIHILQFEPYS from the coding sequence ATGGTCGTGCCTCGTGGCACGGCAGCACCCGTACTATTGAAATGGTTCGTCAGTAGAGATGTTCCCACAGGTGCCCCTTTTTCCAATGGTACTATAATTCCTATTCCTATCCCTTCATTCCCTCTTTTGGTCTATCTACATTCAAGGAAATTCATACGCTCCACAGACAGAGCAAAAAGTAGAGTCTTGGTCACAGCAAGCCGTCCTATTCTATTACCAGACATAATTGGGAGAAGCTCATCCGAAACTAGAGCTAGAAACGCCCTATTTCGTTTCGTTCCCGTTCTTCATTTCCTTCTTCTCGAATCCAAGGGGGACAACTCATATTTAGAATCTTTCTGCGGTGTGCTCGGTTTACTATTCTTTCGTACTTTCTTCTTTTTACCACGCGATAGGTCAGCGAAGCGTGAGCGGGCGCGGAGAAGGAAAGGCCAAACACTTCGGCCTAACGGGAATAAGCAAGGACGAAATGAGAAGATGAGGTGCCCCGGGCACCCCCAAAGAAGGGTCGAAGCTTTTCGGCCTGTAGCTTTCCCCGTCCCCCCTTCGTCGTGCGGTGTAAACAACAAACAAGACTACAAAAAATCCAAAAACTCGATACATATACTTCAGTTTGAACCCTATTCTTGA